A genomic stretch from Halogranum gelatinilyticum includes:
- a CDS encoding ABC transporter ATP-binding protein: protein MGAIEVSHLSKHYGDVVAVDDLSFEVEEGEIFGYLGPNGAGKTTTIRALLGFQTPTAGGATLLGHDIADERALREAKARIGYLPATPSFDENVTGEVYLDFHASLKGDDRRDELLAMFTPPLDRKISTYSTGNKQMLGIVQTFMHDPDLVIMDEPTAGLDPIKQERFNEFLRAERDRGTTVLFSSHILGEVRRVCDRVGVIRNGTLVALEDVGTLLERGGKLVRVHTADPLDAADLDFDGVVDLERAGNEARFTFTGDYNDLVALLAAYDVVDLDIEEPPLEDVFMHFYGEEEDA, encoded by the coding sequence ATGGGCGCGATTGAGGTCTCACATCTGAGCAAACATTACGGCGACGTCGTCGCGGTCGACGACCTCTCCTTCGAGGTCGAAGAAGGCGAGATATTCGGCTATCTCGGTCCCAACGGCGCGGGGAAGACGACGACCATCCGCGCACTGCTCGGCTTTCAGACGCCCACGGCTGGCGGTGCGACCCTCCTCGGCCACGACATCGCCGACGAGCGCGCGCTCCGCGAGGCCAAGGCCCGAATCGGCTATCTCCCGGCGACACCCAGCTTCGACGAGAACGTCACCGGCGAGGTCTATCTCGACTTCCACGCCTCGCTGAAAGGCGACGACCGGCGTGACGAACTGCTCGCGATGTTCACCCCGCCGCTGGACCGCAAAATCAGCACCTACTCGACGGGCAACAAGCAGATGCTCGGCATCGTCCAGACGTTCATGCACGACCCCGACCTCGTCATCATGGACGAACCGACGGCCGGACTCGACCCCATCAAGCAGGAGCGGTTCAACGAGTTCCTGCGCGCCGAGCGCGACCGGGGGACGACCGTCCTCTTCTCCTCGCACATCCTCGGGGAGGTCCGCCGCGTCTGCGACCGTGTCGGCGTCATCCGCAACGGGACGCTTGTCGCGCTCGAAGACGTCGGGACGCTGCTCGAACGCGGCGGGAAGCTCGTCCGCGTCCACACCGCCGACCCGCTCGACGCGGCCGACCTCGACTTCGACGGCGTCGTCGACCTCGAACGCGCGGGCAACGAGGCGCGGTTCACCTTTACCGGCGACTACAACGACCTCGTCGCGCTCCTCGCCGCGTACGACGTGGTCGACCTCGACATCGAAGAGCCGCCGCTGGAAGACGTGTTCATGCACTTCTACGGGGAGGAAGAGGATGCTTGA
- a CDS encoding ABC transporter permease subunit produces MLEITRYEARRRAKGSLALTLGVGVFTLLIVGIFPSIEASGVDFEAYVENLPPAFQEGFGVDGAALSTLEGFLSTEIYQFIWLLMLGLYVAYVAGNTVAGDIESGRMDVVLATPVSRTTVLVEKTLSLLVPIALLNLVVPLFVLAGAVAIDEPLDFGDVLLVHLLSVPYLLVCAAIGVLLSVLIKRADLAQRGSLAAVFALFLVDTVTAGTDFEWLGTLSPTRYFDPTEILVDSTVDVGGAFVLLVAAIVLVVVSCKLFQETDI; encoded by the coding sequence ATGCTTGAGATAACCCGCTACGAGGCGCGCCGCCGCGCGAAGGGGTCGCTCGCGCTCACGCTGGGCGTCGGCGTCTTCACCCTGCTCATCGTCGGCATCTTCCCCTCCATCGAGGCGTCGGGCGTCGACTTCGAGGCCTACGTCGAGAACCTCCCCCCGGCGTTTCAGGAGGGGTTCGGCGTCGACGGGGCCGCCTTGAGTACCTTGGAGGGCTTTCTCTCGACGGAGATCTACCAGTTCATCTGGCTCTTGATGCTCGGGCTGTACGTCGCCTACGTCGCGGGCAACACCGTCGCGGGCGACATCGAGAGCGGCCGGATGGACGTCGTCCTCGCGACACCCGTCTCGCGGACGACCGTCCTCGTCGAGAAGACGCTCTCGCTCTTGGTTCCGATCGCGCTCTTGAACCTCGTCGTCCCGCTGTTCGTCCTGGCCGGCGCGGTCGCCATCGACGAACCCTTGGACTTCGGCGACGTCCTCCTCGTCCATCTCCTCTCGGTTCCGTATCTCCTCGTCTGTGCGGCCATCGGCGTCCTGCTCTCGGTGCTCATCAAGCGTGCCGACCTCGCCCAGCGCGGGAGCCTGGCCGCCGTCTTCGCGCTCTTCCTCGTCGACACGGTGACGGCGGGGACGGACTTCGAGTGGCTCGGCACGCTGAGTCCGACGCGCTACTTCGACCCGACCGAGATACTCGTCGACTCGACGGTCGACGTCGGCGGCGCGTTCGTGCTCCTCGTGGCCGCCATCGTCCTCGTCGTCGTCAGCTGCAAGCTGTTCCAGGAGACAGACATATGA
- a CDS encoding universal stress protein: protein MALILLATDGSVHSLEAARHAIDLATEGDHSLHVLSVVDSRKFDEPALSTGELATIDAEDHGYEHVSRIVTMATAAGISVDATTCHGVPHECILEYATDLDADRIVLGAHGEHREHLGGVGRQVEASASCAVDVVDAGA from the coding sequence ATGGCTCTCATCCTCCTCGCGACCGACGGGAGTGTCCACTCCCTGGAAGCCGCCAGACACGCGATCGACCTCGCCACCGAGGGCGACCACTCGTTGCACGTCCTCTCGGTCGTCGACAGCCGGAAGTTCGACGAACCGGCACTCAGTACCGGCGAACTCGCCACCATCGACGCCGAAGACCACGGCTACGAGCACGTCTCTCGAATCGTCACGATGGCGACCGCCGCGGGGATCTCGGTCGACGCCACCACCTGTCACGGGGTTCCCCACGAGTGCATCCTGGAGTACGCGACCGACCTCGACGCCGACCGCATCGTCCTCGGTGCCCACGGCGAGCACAGAGAGCATCTCGGTGGCGTCGGCCGACAGGTCGAAGCGAGTGCGAGCTGTGCGGTGGACGTCGTCGACGCCGGTGCCTGA
- a CDS encoding RNA-guided endonuclease InsQ/TnpB family protein, with protein QYDRQTESFYLHARMRRTTDEQEQSTTDSPDAKHRTVLGVDLNVDGSLAVTSTGAFIGNADEMNHRRREFEKTRGSMQQIGTRSAHLSIQSMKDREHRWMQDEIHRVSNQILEEASDHGCTHIAFENLTDIRDRMAGAKRFHAWAFRRLYQYVEYKAEMDGIEVKQVSPAYTSQRCSSCGFTHESNRRSKHQFVCQKCEYELNADYNASKNIARKLLKKLRSGQKSPSGGAPCQCALASGTLNLNGDFHTYSITESEGESTDKPTTSVVGY; from the coding sequence CAGTACGACCGCCAAACGGAGTCGTTCTACCTCCACGCACGGATGCGCCGAACCACGGACGAGCAAGAACAGTCCACAACTGATTCTCCCGACGCCAAGCACAGAACAGTCCTTGGTGTTGACCTGAACGTGGACGGCTCGCTCGCCGTGACTTCCACAGGCGCGTTCATCGGGAACGCCGACGAGATGAACCACCGACGCCGAGAGTTTGAGAAGACTCGCGGGTCGATGCAACAGATAGGCACTCGGTCGGCACATCTGTCGATTCAGTCGATGAAAGACCGCGAACACCGCTGGATGCAGGACGAAATCCACCGTGTCTCGAACCAGATTCTCGAAGAAGCCTCCGACCACGGATGTACACATATCGCCTTCGAGAATCTGACCGATATTCGTGACCGGATGGCTGGTGCAAAGCGATTCCATGCGTGGGCGTTCCGACGGCTCTACCAGTACGTCGAATACAAAGCCGAAATGGACGGCATCGAGGTTAAGCAGGTGAGTCCTGCGTACACGTCTCAGCGGTGTTCGTCATGTGGGTTTACGCATGAGTCGAATCGGCGGTCGAAACACCAGTTCGTGTGTCAGAAGTGCGAGTACGAACTGAACGCGGACTACAACGCGAGTAAGAACATCGCTCGCAAACTTCTCAAGAAACTCCGCTCGGGGCAGAAGTCTCCGAGTGGAGGCGCACCCTGTCAGTGTGCGCTCGCGTCAGGGACGCTGAACCTGAATGGTGATTTCCACACCTACTCCATTACGGAGTCAGAAGGGGAGTCCACTGACAAGCCCACGACTTCAGTCGTGGGTTACTGA
- a CDS encoding COG1361 S-layer family protein — MSRRLLAVVLVVSLLVASVPAVAEVEGSPRIQVTLPQYIVGVGDETTLRIAVTNDADLDRASTTNPALNAQVTTARGVTVEVRPGDAPVSIETGRQSLGGLPDGAVGTAAVDITVDEDARPGTYRLPVVVRYSYAESVSDEGSVDEEQRTKRARVTLRIEDRPRFAVGGATTDLQPGSTGLVTVEMENVGRETARDARVSLTSTAAGLTVDGAPTGSRYVGTWASGETRQVSYVVTASESVRPQPYSFEVTTTFTDADGRLMSTGTDAVGVTPLARVPFALADVRSDLAVGERGTLDVTVVNEGDRTVYDAVVHVESSSPSLTFPEPSYPVGTLAAGERMPVGFRVDVPRTAESGPRSVSLTVTHETEDGNARTSEPLRLTRPVGPEVDRLAVEPVNATFDVDSGNRLAVRLTNVGDEPLSELDARLLADAPFTSDAPTSYVASLAPGESATVYFELTVSEDAVANTHAVVVNVTGETIDDDPFTSGPHAVAVSVVEPETGNSDVEVLGLGIVVVLVVLGAGWWWLRR; from the coding sequence ATGAGCCGTCGGCTCCTCGCAGTCGTGCTCGTCGTCAGCCTGCTGGTCGCTTCGGTCCCTGCCGTCGCCGAGGTTGAAGGCTCGCCCCGCATTCAGGTGACGCTTCCGCAGTACATCGTCGGCGTCGGCGACGAGACGACGCTGCGGATCGCCGTCACCAACGACGCCGACCTCGACCGTGCGTCGACGACGAACCCGGCGTTGAACGCGCAGGTGACGACCGCCCGCGGCGTCACCGTCGAGGTCCGTCCCGGCGACGCGCCCGTCTCCATCGAGACCGGACGGCAGTCCCTCGGCGGGCTCCCGGACGGCGCGGTCGGGACGGCGGCTGTCGACATCACGGTCGACGAAGACGCCCGGCCGGGGACCTACCGGCTCCCGGTCGTCGTCCGCTACAGCTACGCCGAGTCCGTCAGCGACGAGGGAAGCGTCGACGAGGAACAGCGGACGAAGCGGGCGCGCGTCACGCTCCGCATCGAGGACCGCCCGCGCTTCGCGGTCGGCGGCGCGACGACGGATCTCCAACCGGGCAGCACCGGTCTCGTCACCGTCGAGATGGAGAACGTCGGCCGCGAGACGGCCCGCGACGCGCGGGTGTCGCTCACGTCCACGGCGGCCGGGTTGACCGTCGACGGCGCGCCGACCGGCAGCCGCTACGTCGGGACGTGGGCGTCCGGCGAGACGCGGCAGGTGTCGTACGTCGTCACCGCGAGCGAGAGCGTCCGACCCCAGCCCTACAGCTTCGAGGTGACGACGACCTTCACCGACGCCGACGGCCGACTGATGTCGACCGGGACGGACGCCGTCGGCGTCACACCGCTCGCACGCGTCCCCTTCGCGCTCGCCGACGTCCGCTCGGACCTCGCGGTCGGCGAACGGGGGACGCTCGACGTGACCGTCGTCAACGAGGGCGACAGAACCGTCTACGACGCGGTCGTCCACGTCGAGTCGTCGTCGCCGTCGCTGACGTTCCCCGAGCCGTCGTATCCGGTCGGGACGCTCGCAGCGGGCGAGCGGATGCCCGTCGGCTTCAGGGTCGACGTGCCGAGAACGGCCGAGAGCGGCCCGCGGAGCGTCAGCCTCACTGTCACTCACGAGACCGAAGACGGGAACGCGCGGACGAGCGAGCCGCTCCGGCTCACCCGCCCCGTCGGTCCCGAAGTCGACCGGCTCGCGGTCGAGCCGGTGAACGCGACGTTCGACGTCGACTCGGGCAACCGCCTCGCGGTCCGGCTGACCAACGTCGGCGACGAGCCGCTGTCGGAACTCGACGCCCGACTGCTCGCGGACGCGCCGTTCACCAGCGACGCACCGACCTCCTACGTCGCGAGCCTCGCGCCCGGCGAGTCGGCGACCGTCTACTTCGAACTCACCGTCTCGGAAGACGCCGTCGCCAACACCCACGCGGTCGTCGTCAACGTCACCGGCGAGACCATCGACGACGACCCCTTTACTTCGGGTCCGCACGCGGTCGCCGTCAGCGTCGTCGAACCCGAGACGGGCAACAGCGACGTGGAGGTGCTGGGACTCGGTATCGTCGTCGTCCTCGTCGTCCTCGGTGCGGGCTGGTGGTGGCTGCGACGATGA
- a CDS encoding ABC transporter ATP-binding protein yields MPSTDTDALAIEATDLRKTYGDEIALDGVSLSIPTGTVYGFLGPNGAGKTTTMRLLTGLSKPTSGTVRVCGTAVDDRRAVVPHLGYLPETPPLYEEFSAREQLEYTAELRDIPREAAEDRIAEFLDEFDLAADADKRIGTYSKGMKQKTAFIQAVLHDPDVVFLDEPTSGLDPRAARGLRESIVGLAERGTTVFLSTHILPVVEAVADEVGVLFEGRVVAEGTPAELTARAETGSGGSLEDAFLAVTGGESAERDRVGARAESESEPGDESESKPGDESESEPGDESGSTGVGAARSTPTGDGGADE; encoded by the coding sequence ATGCCCTCCACCGATACCGACGCGCTCGCCATCGAGGCGACCGACCTCCGGAAGACCTACGGAGACGAGATCGCCCTCGACGGCGTCTCACTGTCGATTCCGACCGGAACCGTCTACGGCTTTCTCGGCCCGAACGGGGCGGGCAAGACGACGACGATGCGTCTCCTGACCGGCCTCTCGAAACCGACGAGCGGGACGGTCCGCGTCTGTGGCACGGCCGTCGACGACCGGCGAGCGGTCGTTCCCCATCTCGGCTATCTGCCGGAGACGCCGCCGCTGTACGAGGAGTTCAGTGCGCGCGAGCAGTTGGAGTACACCGCCGAACTCCGCGACATCCCGCGGGAGGCGGCCGAAGACCGCATCGCCGAGTTCCTCGACGAGTTCGACCTCGCCGCCGACGCCGACAAGCGAATCGGGACGTACTCGAAGGGGATGAAACAGAAGACGGCGTTCATCCAGGCCGTCCTGCACGACCCCGACGTGGTCTTCCTGGACGAGCCGACGAGCGGTCTCGACCCCCGCGCTGCACGGGGGCTTCGGGAGTCCATCGTCGGTCTCGCCGAGCGGGGGACGACCGTCTTCCTCTCGACGCACATCCTGCCCGTCGTCGAGGCCGTCGCCGACGAGGTCGGCGTCCTGTTCGAGGGCCGCGTCGTCGCCGAGGGGACACCCGCGGAGCTGACCGCCCGCGCGGAGACGGGGTCCGGTGGCTCGCTCGAAGACGCCTTCCTCGCGGTCACGGGCGGCGAGTCGGCGGAACGTGACCGGGTCGGAGCGCGTGCGGAAAGCGAGTCCGAGCCGGGCGACGAGAGCGAGTCCAAGCCGGGCGACGAGAGCGAGTCCGAGCCGGGCGACGAGAGCGGCTCGACTGGCGTGGGCGCGGCTCGGTCGACGCCGACCGGCGACGGCGGAGCCGACGAATGA
- a CDS encoding mechanosensitive ion channel family protein: protein MVLVGHGLVLSAPLVTLGPEALADYWPTLVRLAWFCAGVVVALFVGVYLVEPLVTRVVRRRNRNNATLEEAVSRYVQLVMLAVAVAVGAGVAGYSGFLTNSALVIAAATLAIGVAAQALIGSLVSGIVLVLDPEFNIGDYIEWADGEGTIRSITLRVTRVQTPSGKLVTIPNTVLTSQSITRPFGHGRYQIVDTVAIAYEDDVGEALRQLQAAADELETILDAPSPRVYVDEFGSDAVVLRVHYWLDDPDRRDVFAVRSAFARSVKSRFDAAGLTIAPPSKRELLGRVDVDRSE from the coding sequence ATGGTTCTCGTCGGACACGGTCTCGTGCTCTCTGCCCCACTGGTCACTCTCGGTCCCGAGGCACTCGCCGATTACTGGCCGACCCTCGTCCGGCTCGCGTGGTTCTGTGCGGGCGTCGTCGTCGCGTTGTTCGTCGGCGTCTATCTCGTCGAACCGCTCGTCACCCGCGTCGTCCGGCGGCGAAACCGAAACAATGCGACGCTGGAGGAGGCCGTCTCGCGCTACGTCCAGCTCGTGATGCTCGCCGTCGCCGTCGCCGTCGGCGCGGGTGTCGCTGGCTACAGCGGCTTTCTGACGAACTCCGCGCTGGTCATCGCGGCCGCGACGCTCGCAATCGGTGTCGCGGCGCAGGCACTCATCGGCTCGCTCGTCAGCGGCATCGTGCTCGTGCTCGACCCCGAGTTCAACATCGGCGACTACATCGAGTGGGCCGACGGCGAGGGGACGATTCGCTCCATCACGCTCCGGGTCACTCGCGTCCAGACACCCAGCGGCAAACTGGTGACGATTCCGAACACCGTGCTGACGAGTCAGTCCATCACCCGGCCGTTCGGCCACGGCCGATACCAGATCGTGGACACCGTCGCCATCGCGTACGAGGACGACGTGGGCGAGGCACTCCGACAGCTGCAAGCGGCCGCCGACGAACTGGAGACCATCCTCGACGCGCCGAGTCCGCGCGTCTACGTCGACGAGTTCGGGAGCGACGCGGTCGTCCTCCGCGTCCACTACTGGCTCGACGACCCCGACCGCCGGGACGTCTTCGCCGTCCGCTCGGCGTTCGCCCGCTCGGTGAAAAGCCGCTTCGACGCCGCCGGCCTGACCATCGCGCCGCCGTCGAAGCGGGAGCTACTGGGTCGCGTCGACGTCGACCGGTCGGAGTGA
- a CDS encoding mechanosensitive ion channel family protein, producing the protein MWFQTLPQTPWLQDLLDLWAGRLAPFLEGAGLFVVTALLIYLPGRFLVVPGARRLMDWAGTNDTFELPFLKVLHAGITIFALFNAAVASDFSDFLQATEAVVAGATIAIGFASKDVLNNLVSGVFIVADPKFNIGDWIQWNGQEGIIEDISFRVTRVHTFNNELISVPNSELTANAVTNPVAKEHLRSTYQFGVGYESDLEEAKRIIVDEALAHPDILDRPRPSVRVQDLAPSAVTLQARFWVRDPAQLDLSKVRSEYIQGVKERFDQAGIEMPYPYQQLTGSIDIRGADRQSTEPLKSESVTHD; encoded by the coding sequence ATGTGGTTTCAGACGCTCCCACAGACGCCGTGGCTGCAGGACCTCCTCGACCTGTGGGCGGGGCGACTCGCCCCGTTTCTCGAAGGCGCGGGACTGTTCGTCGTGACGGCCCTCCTCATCTACCTCCCCGGCCGGTTTCTCGTCGTCCCCGGTGCGCGACGGCTGATGGACTGGGCGGGGACGAACGACACCTTCGAACTCCCCTTCTTGAAGGTGTTGCACGCGGGTATCACGATCTTCGCGCTGTTCAACGCCGCGGTCGCCTCGGACTTCAGCGACTTCCTCCAGGCGACGGAGGCGGTCGTCGCGGGTGCGACTATCGCTATCGGTTTCGCGTCGAAAGACGTGCTGAACAACCTCGTCAGCGGTGTCTTCATCGTCGCCGACCCGAAGTTCAACATCGGCGACTGGATCCAGTGGAACGGCCAGGAGGGCATCATCGAAGACATCAGCTTCCGGGTCACGCGGGTCCACACGTTCAACAACGAACTCATCTCGGTACCGAACTCCGAGCTGACGGCCAACGCGGTCACGAACCCCGTCGCCAAGGAACATCTCCGCTCGACCTACCAGTTCGGCGTCGGCTACGAGAGCGACCTAGAGGAGGCAAAGCGGATTATCGTCGACGAGGCACTGGCGCATCCGGACATCCTCGACCGACCCCGGCCGAGTGTGCGGGTCCAAGACTTGGCCCCGTCGGCCGTCACGCTGCAGGCGCGCTTTTGGGTCCGCGACCCCGCACAGCTCGATCTGAGCAAGGTGCGCTCGGAGTACATCCAAGGGGTCAAAGAGCGGTTCGACCAGGCGGGCATCGAGATGCCGTATCCGTACCAACAGCTCACGGGGAGTATCGACATCCGGGGTGCGGACCGACAGTCGACGGAGCCACTCAAGTCGGAGTCAGTAACCCACGACTGA
- a CDS encoding phosphopantetheine adenylyltransferase, giving the protein MSQSERIAVVGGTFTPIHNGHRALLHTAFQTASHDDGGDGHVVVGLTSTALATRTRSDPAHVELLGSFETRRDALDTELERVSAAYSASYEIIELTDTQGPAATRADADALVVSPEAKAQRRAHEVNRKRMTDGLRPLEIHTAPFVIAEDGTRISSTRIRDGEIDVHGRVLDDGE; this is encoded by the coding sequence GTGTCTCAGTCCGAACGCATCGCGGTGGTCGGTGGGACGTTCACCCCGATCCACAACGGCCACCGTGCACTCCTGCACACGGCGTTTCAGACCGCCAGCCACGACGACGGCGGCGACGGCCACGTCGTCGTCGGTCTCACGTCGACGGCGTTGGCGACGCGGACGCGGAGCGATCCGGCGCACGTCGAACTGCTCGGCTCCTTCGAGACGCGCCGCGACGCCCTGGACACGGAGTTAGAGCGCGTGAGTGCCGCCTACTCGGCCTCTTACGAGATCATCGAGTTGACGGACACGCAGGGACCGGCGGCGACGCGTGCCGACGCCGACGCGCTCGTCGTCTCACCCGAGGCGAAGGCCCAACGCCGCGCCCACGAGGTCAACCGGAAGCGGATGACCGACGGGCTTCGGCCGCTCGAAATCCACACCGCGCCGTTCGTCATCGCCGAGGACGGGACGCGGATCAGCAGCACGCGGATTCGAGACGGCGAGATCGACGTTCATGGCCGGGTTTTGGACGACGGCGAGTGA